One Idiomarina loihiensis L2TR genomic window carries:
- a CDS encoding outer membrane protein assembly factor BamD, whose product MLSNKLSRSLVFSSVLGLMLAGCSSQSDEEQVSKTQIEYLYDQAQESMANGNLNLAQEQLSSLNKRYPFGPFAHQIQLDLIYLHYKLDNTDEALAAIDRFISLNPNHKDVDYALYMRGLVNQRAEHNAIHNLAGVDRSDRDSSMAQAAFKDFAELVRKYPKSEYAADAKKRLIALKSRLAKKELAIAQYYMERQAYLAAANRGRYVLEHFSDTPEVENALAIMVESYDQLELPELREDAMKVLRANFPENQLVSAR is encoded by the coding sequence ATGTTAAGTAATAAGTTAAGCCGAAGCCTCGTTTTCTCATCGGTTCTGGGATTAATGTTAGCGGGCTGCTCAAGCCAATCAGATGAAGAACAAGTGTCGAAAACACAAATAGAATATCTGTATGACCAGGCTCAGGAGAGTATGGCTAATGGTAATTTGAATTTGGCGCAGGAACAATTGTCCAGCCTGAACAAGCGTTACCCTTTTGGTCCTTTTGCTCATCAAATTCAGCTAGACCTTATTTATCTGCATTACAAACTCGATAATACAGACGAAGCCTTAGCCGCAATCGATCGCTTCATCAGCCTGAACCCAAATCATAAAGATGTCGATTACGCACTCTATATGCGCGGGTTGGTTAATCAGCGTGCTGAGCACAATGCCATACATAATCTGGCTGGCGTTGACCGCTCTGACCGTGACTCGTCTATGGCCCAGGCGGCATTTAAAGATTTTGCTGAGTTAGTTCGCAAGTACCCTAAAAGCGAATATGCAGCAGATGCGAAAAAGCGTTTAATTGCATTGAAAAGTCGTTTGGCTAAAAAAGAACTGGCTATTGCACAATACTACATGGAGCGTCAGGCTTACTTAGCCGCAGCTAACCGTGGTCGGTATGTATTAGAGCATTTTTCAGACACACCGGAAGTCGAAAATGCCTTAGCTATAATGGTAGAAAGTTATGATCAGCTGGAGCTGCCTGAATTGCGTGAAGACGCAATGAAGGTGCTGAGAGCAAACTTTCCTGAGAATCAGTTAGTCTCAGCACGCTAG
- the rluD gene encoding 23S rRNA pseudouridine(1911/1915/1917) synthase RluD, with protein sequence MNKSIELEAIVTESLAGKRLDQALAELFPDYSRSRLKSWITDGKVTIDTKVIEKPREKVVAGALVAVDAEIEGEERHAAQPVELDIVYEDDDILVINKPAGLVVHPGAGAPDRTLLNGLLHYDPQLDLVPRAGIIHRLDKDTTGLMVVARNVPAQTQLVSMMQDRDITREYEAVCNGVMTAGGMVDQPIGRHPTKRTHMAVVQSGKPAVTHYRVLDRYRAHTLLRLRLESGRTHQIRVHMAHIRHPLVGDLTYGGRPRPPKQAEDRLLQTLRGFNRQALHAASLGLHHPITGDWLEFNVPRPTDFQYLIEELRVDHERFKSA encoded by the coding sequence ATGAACAAAAGCATTGAATTAGAAGCCATTGTTACCGAGTCTCTGGCTGGAAAAAGATTAGACCAGGCACTTGCAGAGTTGTTCCCTGACTACTCAAGGTCTCGCTTAAAAAGCTGGATAACTGATGGAAAAGTGACCATTGATACAAAAGTCATCGAAAAACCGCGAGAAAAAGTGGTCGCCGGTGCTTTAGTTGCAGTGGACGCAGAAATTGAAGGGGAAGAGCGGCACGCAGCACAGCCGGTGGAACTGGATATTGTTTATGAAGATGACGATATTCTGGTTATTAATAAGCCTGCGGGCTTAGTTGTCCATCCCGGAGCAGGAGCGCCTGACAGAACCTTGCTGAACGGTTTGTTGCATTATGATCCGCAGCTCGATTTAGTGCCGCGGGCGGGTATTATTCACCGTTTAGATAAAGACACAACAGGACTGATGGTTGTTGCGCGTAATGTGCCCGCACAGACGCAGTTAGTCTCAATGATGCAGGATCGCGATATTACTCGCGAATATGAAGCAGTGTGTAATGGTGTGATGACAGCCGGCGGCATGGTTGACCAACCTATCGGTCGTCATCCGACAAAACGTACGCATATGGCGGTGGTGCAGTCGGGGAAACCGGCAGTCACGCATTATCGTGTGTTAGATCGCTACCGTGCGCATACATTACTTCGTCTGCGTTTAGAGTCCGGCCGAACTCACCAGATTCGCGTGCATATGGCGCATATTCGCCACCCCTTAGTCGGTGACTTGACCTACGGCGGCCGACCGCGTCCGCCCAAACAGGCTGAAGATCGTTTATTGCAGACGTTGCGAGGGTTTAACCGCCAGGCGCTGCATGCGGCATCGTTGGGCTTACATCATCCCATTACCGGCGACTGGCTGGAGTTTAATGTTCCACGGCCAACCGATTTTCAATATTTAATTGAAGAACTGCGCGTTGATCATGAACGTTTCAAGTCAGCATGA
- the pgeF gene encoding peptidoglycan editing factor PgeF — MNVSSQHDGIIVPDWQLPPNVHAAVTTRAFGNLAAHVGDDPAAVLLRRRQLQRSLKLPTAVTWLQQQHTNKVLRWPFKSAVADAVYSDDPQSVCAVLTADCLPILCCSDDGKEIAAVHAGWRGLASGVLQNALASFKTPAANIRIWIGPSIGASAFEVGDDVRNVFVARHSSNAEYFISHSGKWLADLASIAADECLRAGVEDITKSSECTVRNNRSWYSWRKEKAAARFASIIWRN, encoded by the coding sequence ATGAACGTTTCAAGTCAGCATGACGGCATTATAGTTCCTGACTGGCAGCTGCCGCCGAATGTTCATGCGGCAGTGACCACCAGAGCTTTTGGGAACCTGGCCGCGCATGTCGGAGATGACCCCGCTGCGGTTCTTCTGCGTCGCCGACAATTGCAGCGCTCACTCAAATTACCAACCGCGGTTACCTGGTTGCAGCAACAACATACCAATAAGGTTTTGCGTTGGCCTTTTAAGTCTGCTGTTGCGGATGCTGTCTATAGCGACGATCCCCAGAGTGTCTGTGCGGTTTTAACCGCAGACTGTTTGCCTATTCTTTGCTGTTCGGACGACGGAAAGGAAATTGCAGCAGTGCACGCAGGTTGGCGAGGTTTAGCCAGCGGGGTATTACAAAATGCTCTGGCAAGCTTTAAAACCCCTGCGGCTAACATTCGCATTTGGATAGGACCGTCTATCGGCGCTTCGGCTTTTGAAGTAGGTGACGACGTAAGAAATGTGTTCGTTGCACGTCATTCATCTAATGCGGAATATTTTATTTCTCACTCCGGTAAATGGTTAGCCGATTTAGCCTCAATTGCAGCGGACGAGTGTTTGCGCGCGGGCGTTGAGGATATAACCAAAAGCAGCGAATGTACTGTTCGTAATAACCGAAGCTGGTACTCGTGGCGCAAGGAGAAAGCTGCAGCTAGATTTGCGTCAATTATTTGGCGAAATTAA
- the glnB gene encoding nitrogen regulatory protein P-II produces MKKVEAIIKPFKLDDVREALSEVGIAGMTVSEVKGFGRQKGHTELYRGAEYMVDFLPKVKLEVVVADSEVERCIEAIMETAQTGKIGDGKIFITEIERVIRIRTGEENEDAV; encoded by the coding sequence ATGAAAAAAGTTGAAGCCATTATTAAGCCGTTTAAGTTGGACGACGTGCGCGAAGCGCTGTCTGAAGTCGGCATTGCCGGTATGACTGTGTCAGAGGTAAAAGGCTTTGGTCGTCAGAAAGGCCATACCGAACTTTATCGTGGCGCGGAGTACATGGTCGATTTTCTACCAAAAGTAAAACTGGAAGTTGTGGTTGCGGATAGTGAAGTTGAGCGTTGTATTGAAGCCATTATGGAAACCGCTCAAACCGGAAAAATTGGTGATGGGAAAATTTTTATCACTGAGATTGAACGTGTTATTCGTATTCGTACCGGAGAGGAAAACGAAGACGCGGTATAA